The following are encoded together in the Poseidonibacter lekithochrous genome:
- the leuB gene encoding 3-isopropylmalate dehydrogenase: MNTYNISLIKGDGIGVEIVDEAVKVLNAVATKCDFKLEYNEYLMGGIAIDETGHPLPQQTVDGVLNSDACLFGAIGGEKWDSLPRELKPETGLLKFREALGVYANLRPAIVYDELTNASTLKPEVIEGCDIMVVRELIGGIYFGEPRENNGKTAFNTMVYSKPEIVRIGRQAFELAQKRDKRLCSVDKSNVLEVSQLWRATMIELSEDYPDVELTHMYVDNAAMQLVRNPKQFDVIVTGNIFGDILSDTASMVVGSIGLLPSASSGDKTSVYEPIHGSAPDIAGLGIANPIATIESAAMMLKYSLGEEEASIIIQDAIKDVLKDGYRTKDLSAFDAKEVLDTQAMGDIITQYALRD; the protein is encoded by the coding sequence ATGAATACTTATAATATTTCACTAATAAAAGGTGATGGAATTGGTGTAGAGATTGTAGATGAAGCGGTTAAAGTATTAAATGCAGTTGCAACAAAGTGTGATTTTAAACTTGAATATAATGAATATTTAATGGGTGGAATTGCAATAGATGAAACAGGACATCCCCTACCTCAACAAACAGTTGATGGGGTTTTAAACTCTGATGCATGTTTATTTGGTGCAATTGGTGGTGAAAAATGGGATTCATTACCAAGGGAGCTAAAACCAGAAACAGGACTTTTAAAATTTAGAGAAGCTCTTGGAGTATATGCAAACTTACGACCTGCAATTGTTTATGATGAACTTACAAATGCTTCTACTCTTAAACCTGAAGTTATTGAAGGTTGTGACATTATGGTTGTACGAGAGTTAATTGGTGGTATTTACTTTGGAGAACCTAGAGAAAATAATGGCAAAACTGCTTTTAATACTATGGTTTACTCAAAACCTGAAATTGTAAGAATTGGAAGACAAGCTTTTGAATTAGCACAAAAAAGAGATAAAAGACTTTGTTCTGTTGATAAATCAAATGTATTAGAAGTATCTCAATTATGGAGAGCTACTATGATTGAATTATCAGAAGATTATCCAGATGTTGAATTAACTCATATGTACGTTGACAATGCAGCTATGCAATTAGTAAGAAACCCAAAACAATTTGATGTTATTGTAACTGGTAATATTTTTGGGGATATTTTATCTGATACTGCTTCTATGGTTGTGGGATCTATTGGATTATTACCATCTGCTTCAAGTGGAGATAAAACTTCTGTTTATGAACCAATTCACGGTTCTGCTCCTGATATTGCAGGCTTAGGAATTGCAAATCCAATTGCTACAATTGAATCTGCTGCTATGATGTTAAAATATTCACTAGGAGAAGAAGAAGCTTCTATTATAATACAAGATGCTATTAAAGATGTTTTAAAAGATGGATATAGAACAAAAGACTTAAGTGCTTTTGATGCTAAAGAAGTTTTAGATACACAAGCTATGGGTGATATTATTACACAATATGCACTAAGAGATTAA
- a CDS encoding SDR family NAD(P)-dependent oxidoreductase, giving the protein MDLKIQNKIALVTGSSLGVGFATAKKLANEGAKVYINSRNKTNVDKAIKKIKDENPEALVFGVVADLSTKEGCDKLLQELPYVDILINNLGIFEPKEFTQITDEDWLIMFNTNVMSGVRLSRAYFPKMLENNWGRIIFISSESAYQIPKEMIHYGMTKTAQLAVARGIAELTRGTNVTSNSIILGPSNSEGVTTFLDDYAKSQNITFEEMEKEFFQSVRPTSLLQRFTDVEEIANLIVYTSSTLSSASNGAVLRADAGVVQAAI; this is encoded by the coding sequence ATGGATTTAAAAATTCAAAACAAAATCGCACTAGTTACTGGCTCTTCATTAGGAGTTGGTTTCGCAACAGCTAAGAAACTAGCAAATGAAGGTGCAAAAGTTTATATTAACTCACGGAATAAAACTAATGTTGATAAAGCAATAAAAAAAATAAAAGATGAAAATCCAGAAGCACTTGTTTTTGGAGTAGTTGCAGATTTATCAACAAAAGAAGGTTGTGATAAATTACTTCAAGAACTACCTTACGTAGATATTCTAATAAACAATCTTGGAATCTTTGAACCAAAAGAATTCACACAAATCACTGATGAAGACTGGCTTATTATGTTTAATACAAATGTAATGAGTGGAGTTAGATTATCTAGAGCATATTTTCCTAAGATGTTAGAGAATAACTGGGGTAGAATTATTTTTATTTCAAGTGAATCAGCATATCAAATACCAAAAGAGATGATTCATTATGGAATGACTAAAACAGCTCAATTAGCAGTAGCTAGAGGAATTGCAGAACTTACAAGAGGTACAAATGTTACTTCTAATTCTATTATTCTTGGACCTTCAAACTCTGAGGGTGTTACTACATTTTTAGATGATTATGCAAAAAGTCAAAATATTACTTTTGAAGAAATGGAAAAAGAGTTCTTCCAAAGTGTAAGACCTACTTCCTTATTACAAAGATTTACAGATGTTGAAGAGATAGCAAATCTAATAGTTTATACTTCAAGTACTTTATCAAGTGCAAGTAATGGTGCAGTTTTAAGAGCAGATGCTGGTGTAGTCCAAGCAGCAATATAA
- a CDS encoding transporter substrate-binding domain-containing protein has product MNKIKKMILSIVLILSSTIVYAADYNATLGNMPVYAESKDKGVLVDLVKEIQKESGNSINIKVLPFASSLYMVQKNRSDFHIPLIKNDIVDENKLPFTYSSETIFHVNFVIYSLKNKKIDINNLSQYKIETDRAHVAYFPFKTSASNSISGSLSKINDGKIDAFIFADFATDPYLKESKFKNLSRELYKVFDVKMVLPKSAKAKQIDTMLSTSISNLKQSGKYQEIMGKIDLAYSNWQP; this is encoded by the coding sequence ATGAATAAAATTAAAAAAATGATCTTAAGTATAGTTTTAATACTTAGTTCAACAATTGTTTACGCAGCTGATTATAATGCAACACTTGGAAATATGCCAGTATATGCAGAATCAAAAGATAAAGGTGTCTTAGTAGACTTAGTAAAAGAGATACAAAAAGAAAGTGGAAATAGTATAAATATAAAAGTTCTTCCTTTTGCTAGTTCTTTATATATGGTTCAAAAGAATCGTTCTGATTTTCATATTCCACTAATAAAAAATGATATTGTAGATGAGAATAAATTGCCTTTTACATATTCAAGTGAAACAATATTTCATGTGAATTTTGTGATTTATTCACTAAAGAATAAAAAGATTGATATAAATAATTTATCACAATATAAAATAGAAACTGATAGAGCGCATGTGGCTTATTTTCCATTTAAAACAAGTGCTAGTAACTCTATATCGGGAAGTTTATCAAAAATAAATGATGGTAAAATTGATGCTTTTATTTTTGCAGATTTTGCAACAGATCCATATTTGAAAGAATCAAAATTCAAAAATTTAAGTAGAGAATTATATAAAGTATTTGATGTAAAAATGGTATTGCCAAAGAGTGCAAAAGCAAAACAAATTGATACTATGTTAAGTACTTCTATTTCAAATTTAAAACAAAGTGGTAAATACCAAGAGATTATGGGAAAGATTGATTTAGCCTATAGTAATTGGCAACCATAA
- a CDS encoding DNA repair protein Rad50, with the protein MKNIKEELKNVILDVMLPETETYLEELNKAIDNKSASEDEINAREDIVSFIEELKTILEVISEDKLSDEDAKNVYEKITTMLEEHE; encoded by the coding sequence ATGAAAAATATAAAAGAAGAACTTAAAAATGTAATACTAGATGTAATGTTACCTGAAACAGAAACTTACTTAGAAGAGTTAAATAAAGCAATAGATAACAAAAGTGCAAGTGAAGATGAAATTAATGCAAGAGAAGATATAGTATCTTTTATTGAGGAATTAAAAACTATTCTTGAAGTTATTTCAGAAGATAAGCTTTCAGATGAAGATGCAAAAAATGTATATGAAAAAATAACTACAATGCTTGAAGAGCATGAATAA
- a CDS encoding DUF1826 domain-containing protein, whose translation MMLNEKNLNFAGQSISPKPFTTRPVTYRHKAQDSHPTVFADIYQSEINIAIWQRKLATTLQDSVKAFLALNPTFQTKMILTPEDALSRVSESFNNNMAEVSEDIAELVDMFCYLFERKEAALRLKVLDQAMCPKFHVDRVPCRLVTTYQSIASQWLPHEVLNYTKLGWGSNGLPDSESGLYQSESDIQQLGCGDVALLKGTLWEGNENAGLVHRSPVVPANEKRLVLTLDF comes from the coding sequence ATGATGCTGAATGAAAAGAATCTCAATTTTGCTGGTCAATCTATTAGCCCCAAACCTTTTACGACAAGGCCTGTAACTTATCGACATAAGGCGCAGGATAGTCATCCAACGGTTTTCGCTGATATTTATCAATCAGAAATCAATATAGCCATTTGGCAGCGTAAGTTAGCTACGACTTTGCAAGATTCAGTGAAAGCATTTTTGGCATTGAATCCTACATTTCAAACAAAAATGATCTTAACACCAGAAGATGCACTTTCGCGTGTTAGCGAATCTTTTAATAACAATATGGCTGAAGTGAGCGAAGATATTGCTGAGCTTGTAGATATGTTTTGTTATTTATTTGAACGTAAAGAAGCAGCCCTACGCTTGAAAGTCTTAGATCAAGCGATGTGCCCTAAATTTCATGTGGATAGAGTACCTTGCCGCCTTGTGACGACTTATCAGAGTATAGCCTCGCAATGGCTGCCACACGAGGTGCTTAATTATACAAAACTGGGATGGGGTAGTAATGGATTGCCTGACAGTGAATCCGGCCTTTACCAAAGTGAAAGTGATATTCAGCAACTGGGTTGTGGTGATGTTGCATTGCTCAAAGGTACACTTTGGGAAGGGAATGAAAACGCGGGCTTAGTCCACCGTTCACCAGTGGTGCCAGCCAATGAAAAGCGTTTGGTACTAACTTTGGATTTTTAA
- a CDS encoding TVP38/TMEM64 family protein: MKKTIKFLRTNRHSFFVSLIAIVLPILGSLLSLYIIFSYPEITEWIKDHSILFFTGTAFTMAILLTPTTFIASLSGFLFGLSSLVYVVPAYLLASLLGYIFGRHLDKGRLLKSMVDMDNKELLKNTVESNPFWFVILCRISPILPFGLMNLLLPAFGVKVKEFITAGTLGMLPRTILFVWLGSAAQNLLEALITGNGDIGFKFYMTAILVIVSSFGLIYLFKRKLRQLKSL; encoded by the coding sequence ATGAAAAAAACCATTAAATTCTTACGTACAAATCGTCATTCGTTTTTTGTTTCGCTTATTGCTATTGTATTGCCTATTTTAGGAAGCCTTTTGAGTTTATATATCATCTTTTCCTATCCAGAGATAACGGAGTGGATAAAAGATCATTCTATCCTGTTTTTTACAGGAACAGCATTTACAATGGCCATCCTTTTGACTCCTACAACCTTTATAGCATCACTTAGTGGATTTTTGTTTGGTCTTAGCTCTTTAGTTTATGTTGTACCTGCATATCTCTTAGCTTCATTGTTAGGGTATATCTTTGGTCGGCACTTGGACAAAGGAAGGCTACTTAAATCTATGGTAGATATGGATAATAAAGAACTTTTGAAAAATACAGTTGAGTCAAATCCATTTTGGTTTGTAATATTATGTAGAATATCGCCCATTTTGCCTTTTGGATTGATGAATCTTCTTTTACCTGCATTTGGAGTTAAGGTAAAAGAGTTTATCACAGCAGGCACTTTAGGTATGCTGCCTAGAACTATACTTTTTGTATGGTTAGGCAGTGCTGCACAAAACCTATTAGAAGCCCTTATCACAGGTAATGGCGATATTGGATTCAAGTTTTATATGACAGCTATACTAGTTATCGTTTCTTCATTTGGTCTTATATACTTGTTTAAAAGAAAATTGAGACAGTTAAAATCACTATAG
- a CDS encoding autotransporter outer membrane beta-barrel domain-containing protein gives MKTKKIIISSIIISSTLFAQSFDASNYGLQNDLLYGLTNTLTKPIDSNIDTLLFKNGGSNDFFYFKRNTEGSVAPDTLTAFEENRAYQNLIFENTSTSNTWTLGSQNSQASCNPCNENHVFVSTKSLTLNNTALEFIKLKSPDVDPNANRYDWIEDFVFQNSQDYARLNLNNGHLLLDNNFGSGALISFRNNTIFDINGKDNVIKGASGAFGRSLHELYLNINKNSSLIINGTTNLQALEYGHINMQEGSSLLVKDSRLQLTSDGTNSKYFSTFDNASVSVSGVFGSTPSSLEITNPTFTNSNISLGNNTKIRSVKRVNSSFLSGDFFFEGNNDLVLNSGSKLTGNESLGNDTSTGFNFSNGTTNISGAGTLDALDMHLNNAKVEYSGNNISTNLKSLYLNNGSELKTSKSTSDDFNKLLVLNINDSTLNGNNSYGLSAVLRAQIENSTLKIDTANRTSGMTFHLAGINDPSIDGYIKFDGNNKFISRIDPSGKDIGAGIKNYADAIYFKRRDLGSFTSDTVLGLSNLDVELEAFSSSPSSTDYSSGGENSDGIYDVMVFQSTATADSDNVDFILGGSMPALLKATQVKTPSADNLVSVKLETQTLSSLTSHPTITTSNQQNGLNLLLNGANSGNTNINNALQSITNSQLQTHTDSIHAEPYSSYMTISLEHTDMIMNSVLNNTALNMNISSGKLDKKIDHNKKKFWMDISHSKGDIDGSSGLGSFDYTLNTVTFGNDFISDENKRAGMFISFGTQKMDEHDSVNQDFNSDNYYVGGYINQNISNNWNIGSVFGYGYGKHKSTRTVQLSNLNGNSNGNFHSHSIYGAINISKNIFSNDLVSLRPEAGFDYAYYKQEEIKESGDSNFNLIIDKTDAQSIVGSIGINAKFKSISDTNKIYPLAFVKYEHDFYANRNNAHKVNAALSSNSNYKQEFEGQNRGENSILTGIGLASDINNSLQINGGFVYSRHSHGKEVGAGISLKYKF, from the coding sequence ATGAAAACAAAAAAAATTATTATTTCATCAATTATTATTTCATCAACTCTATTCGCACAAAGTTTTGATGCATCAAATTATGGATTGCAAAATGATTTATTATATGGATTAACAAATACTCTAACTAAACCCATAGATTCAAATATTGACACTTTATTGTTTAAGAATGGAGGCTCTAATGATTTCTTTTATTTTAAACGCAATACAGAAGGTAGTGTCGCGCCTGACACTTTAACTGCATTTGAAGAGAATAGAGCTTATCAAAATCTAATATTTGAGAACACTTCTACTTCTAATACTTGGACTCTTGGTTCTCAAAATTCACAGGCTTCTTGTAACCCATGTAACGAAAACCATGTTTTTGTTTCTACAAAATCACTTACCTTAAATAATACAGCTTTAGAATTTATCAAATTAAAATCCCCAGATGTAGATCCAAATGCAAATAGATACGATTGGATTGAAGATTTTGTTTTCCAAAATTCGCAAGATTATGCAAGATTAAATTTAAATAATGGGCATTTATTATTGGATAATAACTTTGGTTCAGGTGCTTTAATAAGTTTTAGAAACAATACTATATTTGATATAAATGGAAAAGATAATGTTATAAAAGGAGCAAGTGGAGCTTTTGGTCGTTCTTTGCATGAATTATATTTAAATATAAATAAAAATAGTTCCCTTATTATAAATGGTACAACTAATTTACAAGCATTGGAATATGGACATATAAATATGCAAGAAGGTAGTTCTCTTCTTGTAAAAGATAGCAGACTTCAATTAACAAGTGATGGTACAAACTCAAAGTATTTTTCTACTTTTGATAATGCATCAGTTTCTGTAAGTGGGGTTTTTGGAAGCACTCCCTCAAGTCTTGAGATAACAAATCCAACTTTTACAAATAGTAATATATCCTTAGGTAACAATACCAAAATTAGAAGTGTAAAAAGAGTTAATTCAAGCTTTTTATCTGGAGATTTCTTTTTTGAAGGAAATAATGACTTAGTTTTAAATTCAGGTTCAAAACTTACAGGAAATGAATCCCTAGGAAATGATACATCAACAGGATTTAACTTTTCAAATGGTACTACAAATATAAGTGGAGCAGGTACATTAGATGCTTTAGATATGCATTTAAATAATGCAAAAGTTGAATATAGTGGTAATAACATATCTACTAATCTTAAATCCTTATATTTAAATAATGGTAGTGAATTAAAAACATCTAAATCAACAAGTGATGATTTTAATAAATTATTAGTTTTAAATATTAATGACTCTACTCTAAATGGAAATAATAGTTATGGATTAAGTGCTGTATTGAGAGCTCAGATTGAGAATTCAACGTTAAAGATTGATACAGCTAACAGAACATCAGGAATGACTTTTCACTTAGCAGGAATTAATGATCCAAGCATAGATGGATATATAAAATTTGATGGTAATAATAAGTTTATTAGTAGAATTGACCCATCAGGTAAAGATATTGGTGCGGGTATTAAAAATTATGCAGACGCAATATACTTTAAAAGAAGAGATCTTGGTAGTTTTACCTCAGATACTGTACTGGGTCTATCAAATTTAGACGTAGAATTAGAAGCCTTCTCTTCTTCTCCTTCTTCAACTGATTATTCAAGTGGTGGAGAAAATAGTGATGGTATTTATGATGTTATGGTTTTCCAGTCAACTGCTACTGCAGATAGTGATAATGTAGATTTTATTTTAGGTGGAAGTATGCCTGCTCTTTTAAAAGCTACACAAGTTAAAACACCAAGTGCAGATAATCTAGTTTCAGTAAAACTTGAAACACAAACTCTTTCTTCGTTAACTTCACACCCAACTATTACAACATCAAATCAACAAAATGGATTAAACTTATTACTTAATGGTGCAAATTCTGGAAATACTAATATTAATAATGCATTACAATCTATAACTAATTCTCAATTACAAACTCATACAGATAGTATACATGCTGAACCATATTCATCATATATGACTATTTCCTTAGAACATACAGATATGATAATGAATAGTGTTTTGAATAATACTGCTTTAAATATGAATATAAGTAGTGGAAAATTAGATAAAAAAATAGACCATAATAAAAAGAAATTTTGGATGGATATTAGTCATTCAAAAGGTGATATAGATGGGAGTTCAGGATTAGGAAGTTTTGATTATACTTTAAACACAGTAACTTTTGGAAATGATTTTATTTCTGATGAAAATAAACGTGCTGGAATGTTTATTTCTTTTGGAACACAAAAAATGGATGAACACGATAGTGTTAATCAAGATTTCAATAGTGATAACTACTATGTTGGAGGATATATAAACCAAAATATTTCAAATAATTGGAATATAGGAAGTGTATTCGGATATGGATATGGAAAACATAAGTCAACAAGAACTGTACAATTGTCAAATCTAAATGGAAATAGTAACGGTAATTTTCATAGTCATAGTATTTATGGAGCTATTAATATCTCAAAAAACATCTTTTCCAATGATTTAGTTTCCCTAAGACCAGAAGCAGGTTTTGATTATGCATATTATAAACAAGAAGAAATAAAAGAATCTGGAGATAGTAATTTTAATCTAATAATTGATAAAACTGATGCTCAATCAATAGTTGGAAGTATTGGAATAAATGCTAAATTTAAAAGTATTTCAGATACAAACAAAATCTATCCTCTTGCTTTTGTAAAATATGAACATGATTTTTATGCGAATAGAAATAATGCACATAAAGTTAATGCGGCATTAAGCTCAAATTCAAATTATAAACAAGAGTTTGAAGGCCAAAATAGAGGTGAAAACTCTATATTAACTGGTATAGGTTTAGCTAGCGATATAAATAATTCTTTACAAATAAATGGAGGTTTTGTTTATAGTAGACATTCTCATGGAAAAGAAGTTGGCGCTGGGATAAGTTTAAAATATAAATTTTGA
- a CDS encoding HD domain-containing phosphohydrolase has translation MSLNNFSIKIKPTILGLFFTVTAIVVSVMLLMQYNLSKKIALESTQESFKQLSTNLKQETSNYIKNSESFIRLIENIPYLTEKPIPNVRHKVLDLFVSDIKSNNYIYSIYVGHKDGTYYELINLNEEYKSSFDAPKNASWLIIKILDNIEYKEYLDKNLNQIKSIKNDTKYKVTQRPWYKEAISSTSSIKTEPYLFKFLNKYGISYAKEIKNSDDIVIGIDVTLNNIDKLISKQKLVEDSEVFLFDTNGKIITYNKVSKGKISNNKSSLNQNTLDEKLTDNQFFYNKFSLFDNSESLYIISPIENIMEPYIKEIYWFILVSFIVFLIIAIPLIILSSSLIINPLHRIVKENEKIQKRKFDKVKNISSYIKEIHDVSDSLWKMSVSIKAYEENQKELMDSFIKLIATAIDEKSKYTGGHCNRVPKLALMIIDEANKCEDGIFKDFKINSEDEYREISISAWLHDCGKVTTPEYVVDKATKLETIYNRIHEIRTRFEVIYRDLIIESYKKELNGENKQEIDSWLKNEQNELKEDFEFIAKMNLGGEFLKEEYKERIKVIASRTWLRNFDNKAGLSREERIRFENKDESLPILENLLSDKSWHIIKREESINDDVKYGFKTEVPKNLYNQGEIYNLTISKGTLTEEERYKIQDHIKMTIKMLEQLPLPENLKNVPLYAGAHHETLIGTGYPKKLTKDEMPIPSRVLALADVFEALTASDRPYKDSKTLSESIKILSFMVKDQHLDKDIFELFLKTEVYKRYGKEYLLDEQIDEILIGDYL, from the coding sequence ATGAGTTTAAATAATTTTTCTATAAAAATAAAACCTACAATTTTAGGTTTATTTTTTACAGTTACTGCTATTGTAGTTAGTGTCATGTTATTAATGCAATATAATTTAAGTAAAAAAATTGCATTAGAAAGTACACAAGAATCATTTAAACAATTATCTACAAACTTAAAACAAGAAACTAGTAACTATATTAAAAATAGTGAATCTTTTATTCGATTAATTGAAAATATTCCTTATCTAACTGAAAAACCAATTCCAAATGTTAGACATAAGGTTTTAGATCTTTTTGTTTCTGATATAAAAAGCAATAACTATATTTATTCAATATATGTAGGTCATAAAGATGGTACATATTATGAACTTATAAATCTTAATGAAGAATATAAAAGTAGTTTTGATGCACCTAAAAATGCCTCTTGGTTAATAATTAAAATCCTTGATAATATTGAGTATAAAGAATATTTAGATAAAAATTTAAATCAAATAAAATCTATAAAAAATGATACAAAATATAAAGTTACTCAAAGACCTTGGTATAAAGAAGCTATATCTTCCACAAGTTCAATAAAAACCGAACCATATTTGTTTAAGTTCTTAAATAAATATGGTATTAGTTATGCAAAAGAAATAAAAAATAGCGATGATATTGTTATTGGAATTGATGTAACACTAAACAATATAGATAAATTAATAAGTAAACAAAAACTAGTTGAAGATAGTGAAGTTTTCTTATTTGATACTAATGGTAAAATTATTACTTATAACAAAGTATCAAAAGGTAAGATTAGTAATAATAAAAGTTCATTAAATCAAAATACACTTGATGAAAAATTGACTGATAATCAGTTCTTTTATAATAAGTTTTCACTTTTTGATAATAGTGAATCTTTATATATAATCTCTCCAATTGAAAATATAATGGAACCATATATAAAAGAAATTTATTGGTTTATTTTAGTTTCTTTTATAGTATTTTTAATTATTGCCATACCCCTTATTATTTTGAGTTCAAGTTTGATTATAAATCCTTTACATAGAATCGTAAAAGAGAATGAGAAAATTCAAAAAAGAAAATTTGATAAAGTTAAAAATATTTCTTCTTATATAAAAGAGATTCATGATGTTTCTGATTCTTTATGGAAAATGTCAGTTTCAATAAAAGCTTATGAAGAGAATCAAAAAGAACTTATGGATTCTTTCATAAAACTAATAGCCACTGCAATTGATGAAAAATCAAAATATACAGGTGGTCATTGTAATAGAGTTCCCAAACTTGCACTTATGATTATAGATGAAGCAAATAAATGTGAAGATGGTATTTTTAAAGACTTTAAAATAAATAGTGAAGATGAATATAGAGAGATAAGTATTTCTGCATGGTTACATGATTGTGGAAAGGTTACAACGCCTGAGTATGTTGTTGATAAAGCAACAAAGCTAGAAACAATCTATAATAGAATACATGAAATAAGAACAAGATTTGAAGTTATCTATAGAGATTTAATAATTGAGTCTTATAAAAAAGAGTTAAATGGTGAGAATAAACAAGAGATTGACTCTTGGCTTAAAAATGAACAAAATGAACTAAAAGAAGATTTTGAGTTCATTGCTAAAATGAACTTAGGTGGAGAATTTTTAAAAGAAGAGTATAAAGAAAGAATTAAAGTTATAGCGTCAAGGACTTGGTTAAGAAATTTTGATAACAAAGCAGGTTTATCAAGAGAAGAAAGAATCAGATTTGAAAATAAAGATGAAAGTTTACCTATATTAGAGAACTTATTGTCAGATAAAAGCTGGCATATAATCAAGAGAGAAGAATCAATTAATGATGATGTTAAATATGGATTTAAAACAGAAGTTCCAAAGAATCTATATAATCAAGGTGAAATTTATAACTTAACGATTTCAAAGGGAACTTTAACCGAAGAAGAGAGATATAAAATACAAGATCATATCAAAATGACAATAAAAATGTTAGAACAATTGCCACTACCCGAAAACCTAAAAAATGTGCCACTATATGCAGGGGCTCATCATGAAACACTAATAGGTACAGGGTACCCTAAGAAATTAACAAAAGATGAAATGCCAATACCCTCAAGAGTTTTAGCCCTAGCTGATGTTTTTGAAGCATTAACTGCATCAGATAGACCATATAAAGATAGCAAAACTTTATCAGAGTCAATAAAAATACTTAGCTTTATGGTAAAAGACCAACATCTTGATAAAGATATTTTTGAGCTATTCTTAAAAACAGAAGTATATAAAAGATATGGGAAAGAGTATTTGTTAGATGAACAAATTGATGAGATACTGATAGGTGATTATTTATGA
- a CDS encoding nucleotidyl transferase AbiEii/AbiGii toxin family protein: MYDFSKQKAMLEATLLLLEENNLSEVSTLGGGTALASYYWNHRYSTDIDIFIYDEEDKKHLVKESNWSEEVKTTMESIGYKGNFRSHPIYSEIVIDEDCKIQFFDVVKKSHNPYQKVNLWGYELLIDTVEEIIAKKIYYRADKGNSRDLFDIAIAFNKKPDILTKTLLKKDKVITLFETVSNIYSNQELKDLYLEEIEQMNPNKEYKFLALNTIEYLYNLLENICGAYDIPYELSSEEYIEIESYVYTSLT; encoded by the coding sequence ATGTATGATTTCTCAAAACAAAAAGCTATGCTTGAAGCTACACTTCTACTTTTAGAAGAGAATAACTTAAGTGAAGTATCAACACTTGGTGGAGGTACAGCCTTAGCTTCTTATTATTGGAATCATAGATATTCTACTGATATTGATATTTTTATTTATGATGAAGAGGATAAAAAACATCTAGTCAAAGAATCTAATTGGAGCGAAGAAGTAAAAACTACAATGGAATCAATTGGATATAAAGGTAACTTTAGAAGTCATCCAATTTACTCTGAAATAGTTATAGATGAAGATTGTAAGATTCAGTTTTTTGATGTTGTCAAAAAATCACATAATCCATATCAAAAAGTTAATTTATGGGGTTATGAACTTTTAATTGATACAGTAGAAGAAATTATTGCTAAGAAGATTTATTATAGAGCTGATAAAGGTAATTCAAGAGATTTATTTGATATTGCAATTGCATTTAATAAAAAGCCTGATATTTTAACAAAAACACTTCTAAAAAAAGACAAAGTCATTACTCTTTTTGAAACGGTATCAAACATTTATAGTAACCAAGAATTAAAAGATTTATACCTTGAAGAGATAGAACAAATGAATCCAAATAAAGAGTATAAATTCTTAGCTCTTAACACTATAGAATACCTATACAATTTACTTGAAAATATCTGTGGAGCTTATGACATACCTTATGAGTTATCAAGTGAAGAGTATATTGAGATAGAAAGCTATGTCTATACTTCATTAACTTGA